The DNA sequence ATACTTAGATTCAAGTGTTGATATTAAAGATTTTTTACGTTAAGATTATAAAATGGGCTATCCTTTTTCCCACTCGTTCAAAAGTATGAACTCCTGCATTAGAAATGGTAAATGGAAAAGTGATGGTAACGAGTcacacttgaaaaaaaaatttctgtttttgttcgAAATAAAAAGGTGAGAAAAAATGAGCGacaaaaaaggataaaaataGCCATACATATATTTCGCCAAGGATCGAACCATCGAACATTTTGGATAAAAATTGAATAAAGTAGACCATATAttccgctatctagcgaactctACAACACAGaagtacccgcgcattaatagggaggcaataaccaggttcctagcTCTGTTTTAGGCGGTTGTTCCAAGCACAGCTCGATGTGACATGTGTGTCGTGAAAAATATCGAGGTGTATCTTAGCGCATTTGGGTCTCTTGAGAGCCTTTCGACTTCCCAGGTGGAGTACTCTATACGAGCAACGCGTATGTGacttctttttctattcaatgTCCTAAAGAGCAAGAACTATATTACTTTGATTGAGTCACATCTGAACGAGAGAAAATACCAAGCTAGATTCTATTTGATCATGAGTCGTACCTTCTTGccctatttattattttttatttttatcatctcTTTATTACGGACACCTCAACATTATGGACACCTCGCTATTACCGACATCTCAGTATTACGGACAACTCGTTATTTTGGACAGAAATACAACCACCCCAATcacaatggtgatggtgattatgatggtggtagtgatgataaCGAAGATGATTGctgtggtgttgatggtggtgatggaagtggtgtagtgatggtggtagtgatgctaatgatgatagtggttgtgatggtggtgatggtggtggtagtgatgatgataacaatgatgatTATATGATGATGCTTGTGGAGGGACGGTGATGGCAgtcgtggtggtggtgggatTGATAGTGATAGTAGTGGTGGATGTGATGCTGATTGTGGCAGtcgtggtgatggtggtagtaatagtgatgGTGACATGAAAATGATAGTCCGACAATGTTCTACTGAATGATGGCGATCCAAAAGGACAAGTTATAGCTGTAGTTCCATCCCTTCTTTCGcatgaaaaaattataaaggaataaaaaaaatcaagaatcTTAAATAAAAGGGAAATCAATTTAATCAGTTGACTCTGCGTGCATTCCTATTCCATTGACGCCAGTTTTAGTCGCCCTGGAGTAGAACTGAAATAGAAGTTGGACACCTTGACACGTTACGCGAgtgtgttgtgtttttttatttatttgtcacCAATTAAATGACGCCATCGAAAAAAGATACGAATGGGTTTAGTGTGAAAAGGCTTATGTTGCGTGTGAAACGTCGTGCGTGTTCCCATGATACGTGAAATTGACCGTCATGCGCGATGTAGACCGTTATACGTGATATAGACCGTGCCTGTGTAATATAGACCGTGCCTGCGTGATATAGACCGTTATGTGTGATATTGACAGTATCTGCGTGATATAGACCTTTTTGGCCGATGTATACCGTACGTGGTTTATAAAACCTCTTTAGTCGTCAAGTGTGGTGATTAACACAATGTGGCATATTATACAAAGGATAAATggtataaaatataaacacataTCCAACATAACACTAAGTTCGAAAAGAAATTTTTGGGTTGTTGGCGTGGTAACATTTGGGAATCTAAAGCATTTTTATATTTCATCTCTTAGTCAAGGGTGCGGttcctctttttattttactgtGGTCATTCATTATTTTACAGACACGGAAAGTGACAACAATGATCagtatttaaacaaaaaaaagtacaaaCATCTAGAGCAAACACCGAAATCATTTGTCAACACAAATAGTACActtagaaaaacaataacGAAACGAAGTTTAATTTGCAGCTATCAATcttaaaaatgatttaaagctgaactttttttattactttgaaataaaaagatgGGGCAATGTAATTACGTGGAGTTaggagaaaataaagaagCTCTCCAACTTAGTAGAAACCGACGATTACACATTAACAATCGACGGAAATTTAATTTCGTTAAAAGTAAGTGGGCTAATGAATGTTTACCCACACTCACAAGCAAtaattctttttcaataacGTTGTTTATTGATGGTAACGTCGGCGGTTGACTCAAAGAAACCTCTTTACCGGAAAGGGTTAAATTCGCCGATTCCGTTCTGAATTATAGTTCCCTGCTATGGGCATCAAGTATCTCTGACAAAAGTATAAATGctcaaaaacaatatttttctaaTTCGGTCACTAAGATATTgagtatattttaaaataatgatCCATGTGCCTTTTCAAGAGTTGACAAAACTTTTTCATTGTGTATGcgctttatgtttttttctttgcccTCTACTTATAggcgggtttcctgtggtattCCAGGTACGATGTTATTGGCTAGTTAAACTCACGTGGTATGctcagccgccatttttgaAAACCGTCGAAAATATTACTTTGTTGTTGAAGTTTTTCGGAGCAAATTTACAATTTGTAACCCCTTACTAAAGAATACTGATAGTTTGAAATTTTCACTGGGAAAAGAACCAATTAACTATAAACTTATGATGAAGCAAGCGTGAGTAACGAtggttttatattttttttgtttgcgaGAGTTCTTTCGAATGTAGAACAACTTTTCCTTTTCATCAAGGTTTTACGAAACTCCTTGCCTTTGATACTTACATATGTACAAAATGataattttttgttatttttaaccaGGGGCAGTGACCCGTTTGAAGAAGAACCTTTGCCAAGGACGTTCTACCATCCGTCACAAGCTAAAGAACTTTCAAAACGAGAGAGAGGGGTAAAATATAATACTTAACTTAAGTTAACTTATAATAACTAGGCTTAAGTACTTAATTATAACTTATAAGCTTACTAATAGAAATTCAACTAAAGTAAAAAGAGCTAAAGTATAAATTGTGAAAAAATGGATCTGAAATACAAGTCCAGAAGGTATCTTTTTCCACCTTTCCCTGGTAAGCCCATCTTCCAGATGGAAGATTCCTCTGAGCTTTTGCGCATGTCCAGGTGGtaccaaacaaaacaaagttatgcaccagtcaattgaaaccacTGCACCATTACCCCCGGGACATAGCGGGGAAATTAACATTCATGTGGTGTGAAATGTGAGTTACTTTCCCGGTTACCGGGGCCTGTGATGCTGTTAAAACCCCCAGTGGTTACCGATAACGTCCCACTATCGAAAGCCATACTTTTCTTTGAGCTGACATGTTCAGTGAACTAAACTTCGATGGCAAAAAAAGCGGGTGCATGCTACGCCCACTTTCGGGCCCTCTCTAGTATTTTCAGCACAGGCTACcccaaatttaaaaatcaacagGCATCAGTAGATATAGCGagtaaacaatattttttcagTCAATACTATCGGAGATTTAGATTTCCAAGCATCTTTATTGAAAGATTATAATTTGAATATGCCGGGAAAAAACCGGGGGAGCCCAACGGCTCACCGTTAATTCCCTGCCCCCTTTCCCAGCCTGTTGAGGGCTTCTGTTAAATCCCCTGTCCCCCGGTGGACTACAGGTGTTAAATAGGTGTTAAATCCCCCGCATGACCGTGCTACCTCCCGGTATGTCCCGGGGGTCGGGGTGCCGGGCTGTCAATTGACTGGTCAGTGTTTTTCCTCTAGGTGGGCCATTAGCCTATATTCGGGTTCAGGAGAATGGAAAATTATTGCTTTCTTAATGAATATCTCAACAAACGTTTTCACCAGGTTTGCTTGGTAGCTAATGAGGGCTTAAAAAATCCCATGGAAAAAGTAAATAGTCCAGAAGACCTCAAATTCCTGGACGGTGTCAACAAACTCAAGATACATGAGGTACCAACAAGAGAGAATGGTTTACCAGCCGACTCATCTTCATCGCAATTCAATGAGTCATGGCCAAGTACTGATAGAACACTTTCAGTCGGGACACCCCAGAGTGTCATCTCAACTCCTGAGATGACGCAGCCAATGAGAGAGTGGCTAAAAAAGAGAGAGGGAGGACCTACAAAGTCAACCCTGGGATGGTAATGTATCTGCATGCATGGAACACTAAGAGTTGGTTCTTACTAGGAAGCAAGCACAAACGCAAGGGCAAAACAAGTGAAAATCTGCCAAACACTAAAGCACAAGTTTCAGAAGATCAAGCAGCTGCGTTCTTGTCGTTTGTGTTCcagtgaaatttaaaaaaaaaaatcaagcctTTGGTGCTTGTGTTCTAGTGAGAACCAGCCATAAAGCCAGGTGCACACTAGCCACACAGGGTTAAATAGCATGTTGTCCTGTTATAAGCAACATTAGCATATAACATAAGTGAAGCATAAAGTGCAACATAAAGGTACCCCTGTTTGCTTAgtgcagagaaaaaaaaaaacacccaagCTGTAACAACAATATAACAATGAAATAGAACTTTTTCTGTTATGCTATTTAGATATGCATATTGCTTGTGTTCCCATGTCTCTATTGCGCACtacatttaaaaattattttggatAGCCATCTTCTCCAATTTTACTTTTAAGACAATATGTAGTTATGTAAAATTTTTGCTGAAGAATTTTAGCAAATACATTTCAGTAAAGCTGCATTCTGGTCTTTCGTAGATTTACAAGGGAAAGTGTATTTTTGAGACCAATGTTAAAACATATTCCAACATGGATAACTTTtgccaagaaaaaaacattgtttatGAAGCCGTTTCCTGAAACTCTGACAATGTTTTTCAATTGCTATTAGGTTTATCAATAGGTTCCGCAATGCTCCGCCCACTTCACGGCAGCACAGAGATAGAGCAGGCTTACCCAGTGGCAGTAAGGGGGGCGATTTTTGGTGGCTGTCTCCTCCAAGCAGTAGTTCTACGCCCTTAGGAGACACACCTCCACAGAGACTGTTGTCACCACATAAAAGCCCCAAACTTACCCCAAGAAAGGTAAGTTTGttgtaaaataataaaactccaACCCCCAGAATTATCTAGGggatttttgtttaaaatcaAATATATGAAGCAACAATGAATATGTCCCCCTCTACCTTTCTTAGGCCTCGCTTACATAGCATTAAATATTGTGTTCCTTGGTGCCACAGAAGTAAGCATAATCTTTATGCAGAAGATGAGCTTTGCTTGGAATTTTCTCTGTATAGAAAAAGGGGGGTAGAAAATTACCCAAAAGTAAAACAGAGGATGCAGTATTCATCATGtaatttttctttgtttttatgtcAGGGTTCCAGTACTTTGTCATCATCAATTGATATAGCAGACAAAGCAACATCTGATTTACAAAAAAGAGCTACTGAGCTTTTAGAAAAAAGGTAGGAAAGattcattatttattatcaGCTGAGTGTTGTAAATGATTATGaatttctctctctctcttagTGAGACCACTTTGGACAGTACAATCTCCACAGAACCTTTCCCAAATCTTGTAAAGCCCCATCTCATTCAAGCTCCACTCAAACAAACATCTGTCAGTCAACCAGAAACTCACATTGCatacaaacaaaaaagagACATCAACCCAGAAAATGACATCCTATACCAGTGGCGGCTCGCCAGGAAGATGGAACAAGCCCAAGAAAAGGCTGGTAGAACATTAGCGGCCGCTATTAATCCTTGGAAAGCAGGATACCAAGGAAGGGTTGGATCTGACATTCAAACAATGAGAGGCAGGCAACCAAGAGCAAGTGATACAGGCTACACTGAAAGTAGAACAGGTCCTGAGCAACTTGGAAATATATCAAACACCCAACACAAACCATCAGCACCTCATCTCAATGATGGTAATGCTCTGGTGATAGGTCACCATCATGCAAGGGTGCCGCCACATTTGCATTTGTCATGTGACATTATTCCCTGTCCACATCATGACCATGGCAACCAGCCTAGGTATACTGGTAACCATGACAACCAGCCTAGGTATACTGGTAACCATGACAACCAGCCTATGTATACTGGTAACCATGATGACCAGCATAGCAACCAGTCAAGACACCCTGGTAACCATGATGACCAGCATAGCAACCAGTCTAGATGCCCTGGTAACCATGGCAACCTTCCTAGCAACCAAGTAGGTCACACTGGTAACCATGGTGACCATTACACCAACCAGAAAAGCTATCCTGGTAACCAAGGTGATGGGGATGTAAGACATAGTTTTGATGGGGGAATAGTTACAAGGGAATCAGttcaaaatcaagaaaagGTTGACCCACCAGATGAGCACATCCTTCAGCAGGAGGATACTGCTGTAGCTCCTCCTGATAGCATGCAGGGAAGGGATAGAAGAAAAGAAGCAGTTAGTGTTGATGGTGACAAGGAGGCTGGTAAACAAGCAGAGGAGGATAAGGAGAACAAAAAGCCAAGTGGCATAGGAGGGAAGTCAGGGAACACTGATGTGCTGGGAAGTGTTATCAGCAAGGTACTGTTTGATGTATTAACAAACAATTTGGTCATAGCACACAATGATAATGTTGTAAGCAGCAGTGGCAAAGCTGTACAAGCTCTCTTTCTAACCATGCCCTTCCAACAGCTGCCATACTGAAGAGAGCATACTAACATAGTACATATCCAACCAGGCCCTTCCAACAGCTGCATACTGAAGAGAGCATACTAACATAGTACATATCCAACCAGGCCCTTCCAACAGCTGCATACTGTAGAGAGCATACTAACATAGTACATATCCAACCAGGCCCTTCCAACAGCTGCATACTGAAGAGAGCATACTAACATAGTACATATCCAACCCTGCCCTTCCAACAGCTGCCATACTGAAGAGAGCATACTAACATGGTACATATCCAACCAGGCCCTTCCAACAGCTGCATACTGAAGAAAGCATACTAACATAGTACATATCCAACCAGGCCCTTCCAAGAGCTGCATACTGTAGAGAGCATACTAACATAGTACATATCCAACCATGCCCTTCCAACAGCTGCCATACTGAAGAGAGCATACTAACATAGTACATATCCAACCCTGCCCTTCCAACAGCTGCCATACTGAAGAGAGCATACTAACATAGTACATATCCAACCAGGCCCTTCCAACAGCTGCATACTGTAGAGAGCATACTAACATAGTACATATTCAACCATGCCCTTCCAACAGCTGCCATACTGAAGAGAGCATACTAACATAGTACATATCCAACCCTGCCCTTCCAACAGCTGCCATACTGAAGAGAGCATACTAACATAGTACATATCCAACCAGGCCTTTCCAACAGCTGCCATACTGAAGAGAGCATACTAACATAGTACATATCCAACCAGGCCCTTCCAACAGCTGCCATACTGAAGAGAGCATACTAACATAGTACATATCCAACCATGCCCTTCCAACAGCTGCCATACTGAAGAGAGCATACTAACATAGTACATGCCCTTCCAACATATGCCATGTAACACTGAAAACAGCTATGCTCACTCACTGTCTCTCCAGGTTGTTTCAAAGCATCTGTTCTCGGAGGATCAACTTTCTAGCAGTAGTGATGAGGCACCCCTAGTCTCCCAAGTGCAGGACCGTACAAAAACAAAGAGTTCAACTCAAGAAGACTCACTTTCCAGGTCATATGATAAGAGAAAACTGACCAAAGAACAATTGACAGAGACTAAGTCTAGTGTATCACCTGAAAAAGGTTATAGGGGTTCTGGTAGCGTAAGAAGCAGTTCTAGAAGAACTTCAGATTACCAACAACATGACCAGAATGGTAGGGGTGTCGATAAAAACAGAGGCGAACCCTCATATGGGAGAGGAAGGATCAGGTCTTCATCACAAGGAAGCAGTTCTTCTAGGAGTGATATAACCTCATCAGGGCATTTGTCAGCAAGTGCACCTCACAGTGAGTGGCATGGATCGACATTCCATAGTAGTAGGGGACTAAAGGAAAAGTCATTATTTATCAGGGGGGGAGGCTAATAAGtagaattttttaaatttcttgcCATTAAACACCACCAGGCCAGGAGAAAAGTCGATTTTGAGCATATTTTTTGAggagtgtaaaaaaaattaggggGATCTGTGGGCATGCTCCCCTGtgaaaattttgccatttttaaatatatgaAATGCATGGTCACTGGCATCATTCTTGGTGCTATTCACATTTTCTACTAACTGATTTACATGTACATGAAAAGCTAATCAACATGGCAAAGAAATGCTTCTCTGTGTACCTCGTTATAATCTTGATGCATCTCACTCTAATATGTAATATAAAACACTGCTATTGACGGCATTATAAAATCCATGTTACCCATGCttcatttttgtatttttagtgACTTCTCTGTTGGCTGAAAGTTCGGATGAGGAGTTCTCTGATGATGAGATTTTAAAAGTATTGAGAGACAAGTCACAGAGATACAGAGAAAAACTCAGGTAACAAATTAAAATTATAGAGAACTGCTCCCTAAAgattggttctcactagggcGTGAGCACAATTGAACACATTATTTTACTATTCTTACTAGGGCGTGAGCAATATTGAACACATTATTGTACTATTCTTACTAGGGCATGAGCTCAATTGAACACATTATTTTACTATTCTTACTGGAATGCAAGAGCAAGTGCAAGAGAGCACAACTGCTTTATTTTCCTGCACTTTTGCTTGCTTTTTCACTTTGATTAGCTCTTTTGTTTGTGCATGGTCTTGTGCCCTAGTGAATAACAAACTTTAATGTAATTTATAAGTACAACAGGCTTTTTGCGATACTTCAATATCAACTGCTTTTGAGACAAGAGAAACAGTTGTGTGTAGAGGAATGAGGCCCTTTTAAATTTTTCCCCAAGACCTTAAAAGAAAACCCAACAAGAAGCTCATATACTTGCTTTAGGGGTTTAATAGAAGCTAACTTCAACTTCTTTTGCTTATTGCAGAGAAATTGACAGACTACTCAATCAAGCAAAA is a window from the Nematostella vectensis chromosome 9, jaNemVect1.1, whole genome shotgun sequence genome containing:
- the LOC5510964 gene encoding uncharacterized protein LOC5510964 isoform X1, which translates into the protein MMKQAGSDPFEEEPLPRTFYHPSQAKELSKRERGVCLVANEGLKNPMEKVNSPEDLKFLDGVNKLKIHEVPTRENGLPADSSSSQFNESWPSTDRTLSVGTPQSVISTPEMTQPMREWLKKREGGPTKSTLGWFINRFRNAPPTSRQHRDRAGLPSGSKGGDFWWLSPPSSSSTPLGDTPPQRLLSPHKSPKLTPRKGSSTLSSSIDIADKATSDLQKRATELLEKSETTLDSTISTEPFPNLVKPHLIQAPLKQTSVSQPETHIAYKQKRDINPENDILYQWRLARKMEQAQEKAGRTLAAAINPWKAGYQGRVGSDIQTMRGRQPRASDTGYTESRTGPEQLGNISNTQHKPSAPHLNDGNALVIGHHHARVPPHLHLSCDIIPCPHHDHGNQPRYTGNHDNQPRYTGNHDNQPMYTGNHDDQHSNQSRHPGNHDDQHSNQSRCPGNHGNLPSNQVGHTGNHGDHYTNQKSYPGNQGDGDVRHSFDGGIVTRESVQNQEKVDPPDEHILQQEDTAVAPPDSMQGRDRRKEAVSVDGDKEAGKQAEEDKENKKPSGIGGKSGNTDVLGSVISKVVSKHLFSEDQLSSSSDEAPLVSQVQDRTKTKSSTQEDSLSRSYDKRKLTKEQLTETKSSVSPEKGYRGSGSVRSSSRRTSDYQQHDQNGRGVDKNRGEPSYGRGRIRSSSQGSSSSRSDITSSGHLSASAPHMTSLLAESSDEEFSDDEILKVLRDKSQRYREKLREIDRLLNQAK
- the LOC5510964 gene encoding uncharacterized protein LOC5510964 isoform X2, with the protein product MMKQAGSDPFEEEPLPRTFYHPSQAKELSKRERGVCLVANEGLKNPMEKVNSPEDLKFLDGVNKLKIHEVPTRENGLPADSSSSQFNESWPSTDRTLSVGTPQSVISTPEMTQPMREWLKKREGGPTKSTLGWFINRFRNAPPTSRQHRDRAGLPSGSKGGDFWWLSPPSSSSTPLGDTPPQRLLSPHKSPKLTPRKGSSTLSSSIDIADKATSDLQKRATELLEKSETTLDSTISTEPFPNLVKPHLIQAPLKQTSVSQPETHIAYKQKRDINPENDILYQWRLARKMEQAQEKAGRTLAAAINPWKAGYQGRVGSDIQTMRGRQPRASDTGYTESRTGPEQLGNISNTQHKPSAPHLNDGNALVIGHHHARVPPHLHLSCDIIPCPHHDHGNQPRYTGNHDNQPMYTGNHDDQHSNQSRHPGNHDDQHSNQSRCPGNHGNLPSNQVGHTGNHGDHYTNQKSYPGNQGDGDVRHSFDGGIVTRESVQNQEKVDPPDEHILQQEDTAVAPPDSMQGRDRRKEAVSVDGDKEAGKQAEEDKENKKPSGIGGKSGNTDVLGSVISKVVSKHLFSEDQLSSSSDEAPLVSQVQDRTKTKSSTQEDSLSRSYDKRKLTKEQLTETKSSVSPEKGYRGSGSVRSSSRRTSDYQQHDQNGRGVDKNRGEPSYGRGRIRSSSQGSSSSRSDITSSGHLSASAPHMTSLLAESSDEEFSDDEILKVLRDKSQRYREKLREIDRLLNQAK